A window from Flavobacterium gyeonganense encodes these proteins:
- a CDS encoding RagB/SusD family nutrient uptake outer membrane protein, with translation MKKLIYKISLFAGLATVLISCADDFLDKPVYGVLAADDYFKTEEELQEGVFACYDVLQWAYTTDWNSMYVVKSFPADETHAGGGSDGDQPSYQQLDDFSYTAENKPIEHSFKTMYFGIMRANAVINIAVGDTPAKVQMIAEAKALRAFFYFELVSMWGGVPLRLALPGASEFALEKSTPEQIYAQIHKDLDEAIPNLPKKSDYSPEMRFRMSKGTAQAIKGKAYLYQKKYPESAAAFEDVITSTEYDLAPDYSKLFLKESEYGLESLFEVGYNITGYDWGNFQWGGNRSMENNINWQLMGPRGDYYTTGTSGLLPGWGFNYPTAKMAEAFDAEGDVVRKNASILSVADLRTKYGGDWIVDKDLDWTEAPPVWGMEGYFRLKYGSLKSETVASPGVAELNYGTNIRLIRYADVLLMAAEANLLAGNVSTAQGYFTKVRDRVDLPVKTVTLDAIKTERRLELAFEGFRFLDLIRWGDAATVLKNQGFKKNGNFAEKHKLYPIPSAEILNNSKMTPNPGWGN, from the coding sequence ATGAAAAAATTAATATATAAAATATCATTATTTGCAGGATTAGCAACTGTGCTGATTTCCTGTGCAGACGATTTCTTAGATAAGCCGGTTTATGGTGTTTTGGCTGCTGATGATTATTTCAAAACTGAAGAAGAACTTCAGGAAGGCGTATTTGCATGTTATGATGTGCTGCAATGGGCATATACTACTGACTGGAATTCTATGTATGTTGTAAAATCATTTCCGGCAGACGAAACACACGCAGGTGGAGGTTCAGATGGTGACCAGCCATCATATCAACAACTGGATGACTTTTCATATACAGCTGAAAACAAACCAATTGAACATTCTTTTAAAACCATGTATTTTGGCATTATGAGAGCTAATGCTGTTATTAATATAGCCGTAGGAGATACACCTGCCAAAGTTCAGATGATAGCCGAAGCCAAAGCCTTAAGAGCCTTTTTTTATTTTGAATTAGTTTCAATGTGGGGAGGAGTTCCATTACGATTAGCACTTCCGGGTGCATCTGAGTTTGCGCTTGAAAAATCGACTCCTGAACAAATCTATGCCCAAATACACAAAGATTTAGATGAAGCTATTCCAAACCTGCCTAAAAAAAGTGACTATTCTCCCGAAATGCGTTTTAGAATGTCAAAAGGGACAGCGCAGGCGATAAAAGGTAAAGCCTATTTATATCAAAAAAAATATCCTGAATCAGCTGCTGCATTTGAAGATGTAATAACTTCAACTGAGTACGACCTTGCCCCTGATTATTCAAAATTATTTTTAAAAGAATCTGAATACGGCTTAGAATCATTGTTTGAAGTTGGTTATAATATTACCGGGTATGATTGGGGTAATTTTCAATGGGGAGGAAACCGTTCAATGGAAAACAATATCAACTGGCAGTTAATGGGACCTAGAGGTGATTACTATACTACAGGAACTTCAGGACTTCTGCCAGGCTGGGGCTTTAACTATCCAACAGCTAAAATGGCTGAGGCATTTGATGCAGAAGGTGATGTCGTTAGAAAAAATGCTTCCATATTATCCGTTGCCGATCTTAGAACAAAATATGGCGGAGACTGGATAGTAGATAAGGATCTGGATTGGACAGAAGCGCCGCCGGTTTGGGGAATGGAAGGTTATTTCAGACTTAAATATGGTTCCTTAAAGTCTGAAACAGTTGCAAGTCCGGGCGTTGCTGAACTAAACTATGGAACAAATATTAGATTAATCAGGTATGCAGATGTTCTTTTAATGGCAGCAGAAGCGAATCTTTTAGCAGGAAATGTTTCAACTGCACAAGGCTATTTTACTAAAGTTCGGGACAGAGTAGACTTACCTGTTAAAACTGTTACACTTGATGCAATTAAAACAGAAAGAAGATTAGAATTAGCATTTGAAGGATTCAGATTCCTTGATTTAATTCGTTGGGGTGATGCAGCAACAGTACTTAAAAACCAAGGATTTAAGAAGAATGGTAATTTTGCTGAAAAACATAAGTTATATCCAATTCCTTCTGCAGAAATTCTTAACAATAGCAAAATGACACCTAATCCAGGTTGGGGTAACTAA
- a CDS encoding endonuclease/exonuclease/phosphatase family protein, with amino-acid sequence MKKIHIVILLLMLLSASSSFYAQNLKMMSYNIRLDVASDGENAWPNRKDYFTSQIRFYSPDILGVQEATPGQVVDIASALPEYSKFGIGREENQTGEACTIYYKKERFKVEQINTFWLSETPNVVSKGWDAACNRICTYALFKDLKTKKSFWVFNTHLDHVGNEARVKGVQLILSKMKEINSKNYPAFLMGDFNSEPNTNQIAEVKKEMDDTQDVSKEKPFGPSGTFNGFKHNEPVTLLIDYIFVSKNSKLTIQKHAVLSDSKDLKYPSDHLPVYIEVN; translated from the coding sequence ATGAAAAAGATACACATTGTTATTCTATTATTAATGCTTCTTTCTGCAAGCTCTTCATTCTATGCTCAGAATTTAAAAATGATGAGTTATAATATCCGTTTGGACGTTGCTTCAGACGGAGAAAATGCATGGCCAAACCGAAAAGATTATTTTACTTCTCAAATCCGGTTTTACAGTCCTGACATTTTAGGAGTTCAGGAAGCTACCCCTGGTCAGGTTGTTGATATTGCTTCGGCATTGCCGGAATATAGTAAGTTTGGAATAGGGAGAGAAGAGAATCAAACAGGTGAAGCCTGTACTATTTATTATAAAAAAGAACGCTTTAAAGTAGAACAGATAAATACATTTTGGCTTTCAGAAACCCCAAATGTTGTCTCAAAAGGCTGGGATGCCGCATGCAACAGGATATGCACATATGCACTTTTCAAAGATTTAAAAACAAAGAAATCATTTTGGGTTTTTAATACACATCTGGACCATGTGGGCAATGAAGCCAGGGTGAAAGGAGTGCAGCTGATTCTTTCTAAAATGAAAGAGATCAATTCTAAAAATTATCCGGCATTCTTAATGGGTGATTTTAATTCAGAACCCAATACAAATCAGATTGCAGAAGTAAAAAAAGAAATGGATGATACCCAAGACGTTTCAAAAGAAAAACCTTTTGGACCTTCGGGAACATTTAATGGTTTTAAGCATAATGAGCCTGTTACATTACTAATAGATTACATATTTGTTTCTAAAAATAGCAAATTAACAATTCAGAAACATGCCGTTTTAAGTGATTCAAAAGATTTAAAATATCCTTCGGACCATTTGCCTGTTTATATTGAAGTGAATTAA
- a CDS encoding inorganic diphosphatase has translation MTADKLTTFDVLIEIPRGSRNKYEYDFEIKRMRFDRMLFSSMMYPADYGFIPETLALDGDPLDVLVLINEPTFPGCVIEVKPIGVFHMADDKGPDEKIICVPVSDPIWNSLNDLSDINGHLLKEIEHFFQVYKDLENKKVDVEGWGDVNEAFAIIKECTERFNQIENKPEGLFSIK, from the coding sequence ATGACCGCAGACAAACTAACAACTTTCGATGTATTAATCGAAATACCAAGAGGAAGCAGAAATAAATATGAGTACGATTTTGAAATCAAAAGAATGCGTTTCGACAGAATGTTATTCTCTTCGATGATGTACCCTGCCGATTACGGATTTATCCCTGAAACTTTAGCTCTTGACGGTGACCCTCTTGATGTATTGGTTTTGATTAACGAACCAACTTTTCCTGGATGTGTTATAGAAGTAAAACCTATTGGCGTTTTCCACATGGCTGATGATAAAGGACCGGATGAAAAAATTATCTGTGTACCGGTTTCAGATCCAATCTGGAATTCATTAAATGATCTTTCAGATATCAACGGACACTTATTGAAAGAAATCGAGCATTTCTTCCAGGTTTACAAAGATCTTGAAAACAAAAAAGTAGATGTAGAAGGATGGGGTGATGTAAACGAGGCATTCGCAATTATTAAAGAATGTACAGAGCGTTTTAATCAAATTGAAAACAAACCAGAGGGATTATTTAGTATTAAATAA
- a CDS encoding DNA-3-methyladenine glycosylase family protein, which produces MQEAIDYLSSKNPIFREIIEKYGFPSIPKRPQGFETLVLLILEQQVSIDSAKATFLKIKNHTTCNPETMSVLPDEEFRNLGVSRQKTKYIKILAEAVLNKALDIESLASKSAKQVREELIKLKGIGNWTIDIYLMFCLQEPDLIPLGDIAVINTIKELLNIHDRHEMEIHVEQWSPYRSYATYLLWHYYLNKRNRKIIY; this is translated from the coding sequence ATGCAAGAAGCCATAGATTATTTATCATCCAAAAATCCAATATTTCGGGAAATAATCGAAAAGTATGGATTCCCATCAATCCCAAAACGCCCACAAGGTTTCGAAACTTTAGTGTTGTTAATTCTCGAACAACAGGTTTCTATAGATTCGGCGAAAGCCACCTTCTTAAAAATTAAAAACCATACAACATGTAATCCTGAAACAATGTCGGTTTTACCAGATGAAGAGTTTAGAAATTTGGGTGTAAGCCGCCAGAAAACAAAATACATTAAGATTTTAGCGGAAGCAGTTTTAAATAAAGCATTAGATATTGAAAGCCTGGCATCAAAATCAGCAAAACAAGTTCGTGAAGAACTCATTAAGTTAAAAGGTATCGGAAACTGGACAATCGATATCTATTTAATGTTTTGTCTTCAGGAGCCGGATTTGATTCCGCTTGGTGATATTGCAGTCATAAATACGATCAAAGAATTATTGAATATTCATGACAGACACGAAATGGAAATTCATGTGGAACAATGGAGTCCTTACAGATCTTATGCAACCTATTTGCTTTGGCATTATTACTTAAATAAGAGAAATCGCAAGATTATATATTAA
- a CDS encoding DUF5686 and carboxypeptidase-like regulatory domain-containing protein codes for MKRIILLSLFFVFALANHVFAQTKVSGIVLDKSNQPIPFANVVFKGSNTGIVSNEDGRFYLESPNTYTALLVTSAGFSDKEVPLEKAVNYNFKIVLSEPQALNEVVIFTGKTSKKNNPALDILRKIWERKRKNGLYQFNQYQMQKYEKVEFDMNTIDSAFMKNKLFKGMEFVFNHVDTSDVTGKTYLPIFINESVYDVYGDNKLKKVKENLSGNKMSGFNGNQQILSFVKDLYSDYNIYDNHLKFFDKSFTSPLSKTGIDVYNYVLKDSAFIDKKWCYNIVFYPRRKNELTFKGDFWVNDSTFAIKKINMGVTKSANINWVKDIYIEQEFEVENDSVFLLTRDYMMSDFALNKKEKSKGVYGKRTTLYRNHKFNLQKPEKFYKEEVNFIDNAVYERPDEFWEENRFEKLNKDEQGIYKMLDTLQTVKKFKQLYSLVSILGSGYVEFKNFDYGPIFSTFGYNEVEGLRLRVGGRTYFGPNDPWRIQAYTAYGFDDNKFKYGVSGKWMLDKKNRLIISGGNRRDIEQIGASLTTTNDVLGRSFASSALFTTGSNGKLTNINLSNVSIEMEAKKNFIVSAGFSYRTLESASKTFSLDYYKTLPSVSNPAGVVESKVTQSEANIQFEFMPNRKTIGYGVERDLVDSPFSHFFVNFSYGLKGVLNSDFAYEKVQLFYRQPIIIGPLGRTNITLETGKTFGTIPLGLMSVIPGNQTYFTIENTFSNLNFYEFVTDQYTTLQWNHDFGGRIFARIPFMRKLNWREFIGVRAVHGTISDENRAINASGLPYNAPEKVYWEYNAGIGNIFKVFRIDFSWRGNYLNMPDAAKFAVKGSFGFYF; via the coding sequence ATGAAAAGAATAATTTTACTCAGCCTGTTTTTTGTATTTGCTTTAGCAAACCATGTTTTTGCGCAAACTAAAGTGAGTGGAATTGTTTTGGACAAATCCAATCAGCCTATTCCATTTGCAAATGTGGTTTTTAAGGGGTCAAATACGGGAATAGTTTCTAATGAAGACGGACGTTTTTATTTAGAATCACCAAATACGTATACCGCTTTGTTAGTCACTTCTGCAGGATTTTCAGATAAGGAAGTTCCTTTGGAAAAAGCAGTAAATTATAATTTCAAAATTGTGTTAAGTGAACCTCAGGCACTTAATGAAGTTGTTATTTTTACCGGTAAAACATCAAAAAAGAACAATCCCGCATTGGATATCTTGAGGAAGATTTGGGAAAGAAAACGAAAAAACGGTCTTTACCAATTCAATCAGTATCAAATGCAGAAGTACGAAAAAGTTGAGTTCGATATGAACACGATTGACAGTGCTTTCATGAAAAATAAACTTTTCAAAGGAATGGAGTTTGTTTTCAATCATGTCGATACTTCTGATGTTACAGGTAAAACCTATTTGCCAATTTTTATCAATGAATCCGTATATGATGTTTACGGAGATAATAAATTAAAGAAAGTAAAAGAAAATTTATCCGGAAATAAAATGTCAGGATTCAACGGGAATCAGCAGATTTTATCTTTCGTAAAAGACCTCTATTCGGATTATAATATTTATGACAACCATCTTAAATTCTTTGATAAAAGTTTTACAAGCCCGCTTTCAAAAACTGGAATTGATGTTTATAATTATGTGTTGAAAGACAGTGCTTTTATTGATAAAAAATGGTGTTACAATATTGTGTTTTATCCAAGACGTAAAAACGAACTGACTTTTAAAGGAGATTTCTGGGTCAACGATTCCACTTTTGCCATCAAGAAAATTAATATGGGCGTTACCAAAAGCGCCAATATTAACTGGGTGAAAGATATTTATATCGAACAGGAATTTGAAGTAGAAAACGATTCGGTTTTCCTTTTAACCCGCGATTATATGATGTCTGATTTTGCTTTGAATAAAAAGGAAAAATCTAAAGGGGTTTATGGAAAACGAACGACTTTATATAGAAATCATAAATTCAATCTTCAGAAACCGGAGAAATTTTATAAAGAAGAGGTCAATTTTATAGACAATGCCGTGTATGAAAGGCCAGATGAATTTTGGGAAGAAAATCGTTTTGAAAAATTAAATAAAGACGAGCAGGGTATTTATAAAATGCTCGATACTTTGCAGACAGTCAAGAAATTTAAACAGCTTTATAGTTTAGTTTCTATTTTAGGAAGTGGTTATGTCGAATTTAAAAATTTTGATTATGGACCTATCTTTTCAACCTTTGGTTATAATGAAGTCGAAGGTTTAAGATTAAGAGTTGGGGGAAGAACGTACTTTGGGCCTAATGATCCGTGGAGAATTCAAGCTTATACAGCCTATGGATTTGATGACAATAAATTCAAATATGGCGTTTCAGGAAAATGGATGCTTGATAAGAAAAACAGATTAATTATTTCTGGAGGAAACAGACGTGATATCGAACAAATTGGAGCTAGTTTGACCACAACAAATGATGTTTTAGGGCGAAGTTTTGCTTCTTCGGCGTTGTTTACAACAGGAAGCAACGGAAAACTGACCAATATTAATCTGAGTAACGTTTCTATTGAAATGGAAGCTAAGAAAAATTTTATAGTTTCTGCAGGTTTTTCATATCGCACATTAGAATCGGCATCGAAAACGTTTAGTTTAGACTATTATAAAACTTTGCCATCTGTTTCAAATCCGGCTGGTGTAGTTGAAAGTAAGGTTACGCAATCTGAGGCTAACATTCAGTTTGAGTTTATGCCAAATCGTAAAACAATTGGTTATGGAGTTGAAAGGGATCTTGTTGACAGCCCGTTTAGCCATTTCTTCGTTAACTTCAGTTATGGTCTTAAGGGAGTACTCAACAGTGATTTTGCTTATGAAAAAGTACAGTTATTTTACAGACAGCCTATTATTATAGGACCGTTAGGAAGAACGAATATTACGCTTGAAACAGGAAAAACTTTCGGTACAATTCCGTTAGGATTAATGAGCGTAATTCCCGGAAACCAGACATATTTTACGATTGAGAATACTTTTAGCAACCTGAATTTCTACGAATTTGTCACAGATCAATACACAACATTACAGTGGAATCATGATTTTGGGGGAAGAATATTTGCCAGAATCCCATTTATGAGAAAACTGAACTGGAGGGAATTTATAGGCGTGAGAGCCGTTCATGGAACAATTTCTGATGAAAACAGAGCCATAAACGCTTCTGGTCTTCCATATAATGCACCGGAAAAAGTATATTGGGAGTACAATGCCGGAATTGGGAATATCTTTAAGGTTTTCAGAATTGATTTCTCATGGAGAGGAAATTATTTAAATATGCCGGATGCTGCTAAATTTGCCGTAAAAGGATCTTTTGGATTCTATTTCTAA
- a CDS encoding sodium-translocating pyrophosphatase: protein MNAFMIYLPIVMAIIGLLFMGIKRTWVLKQDAGDGKMKEISDYIYEGALAFLKAEYKLLTIFVIIASIALAGITFIPGVKTHLLIVVAFIFGALFSAYAGNIGMKIATKTNVRTTQAARTSLPQALKVSFGGGTVMGLGVAGLAVLGLTAFFILFFNLFSGGVWKDTETMTVVLETLAGFSLGAESIALFARVGGGIYTKAADVGADLVGKVEAGIPEDDPRNPATIADNVGDNVGDVAGMGADLFGSYVATVLAAMVLGNYVIKDMGGSIQDAFGGIGPILLPMAIAGFGILFSIIGTMLVGISDDNAKEAQVQKALNIGNWISIVLTAVACFFLVKHMLPETMQMTFFGEGSKDISSLRVFYATLVGLVVGGAISSVTEYYTGLGTKPVLAIVQKSSTGAGTNVIAGLATGMISTFPTVLLFAGAIWISYALAGFYGVALAASAMMATTAMQLAIDAFGPISDNAGGIAEMSELPKEVRTRTDILDSVGNTTAATGKGFAIASAALTSLALFAAYVTFTGIDGINIFKAPVLAMLFVGGMIPVVFSALAMNSVGKAAMDMVYEVRRQFKEIPGIMEGTGKPEYGKCVEISTKAALREMMLPGVLTIGFPIAIVLLGKLVYADNNQLIAEMLGGYMAGVTVSGVLWAVFQNNAGGAWDNAKKSFEAGVMINGEMTYKGSDAHKAAVTGDTVGDPFKDTSGPSMNILIKLTCLIGLVIAPILGDGHAPSDITAKGSCCKMEMHAGGVSKCGDMSGMTKEECIKMCKEKGCSAEETAKCMAHFDTKGKYQKTDCFDTTKYDKKRVEVNLSTANGVTVGTVTKTENGKTTTEVFEGTEAEVKAKVEAAK, encoded by the coding sequence ATGAATGCATTTATGATTTATTTGCCAATAGTTATGGCAATTATTGGATTACTTTTCATGGGAATAAAAAGGACTTGGGTTTTAAAGCAAGATGCTGGAGACGGCAAAATGAAAGAGATTTCAGATTACATCTACGAAGGCGCTTTAGCCTTCTTAAAAGCCGAATATAAACTACTAACCATCTTTGTAATTATTGCAAGCATAGCTTTAGCAGGAATTACTTTTATTCCGGGTGTAAAAACACATTTATTAATCGTAGTTGCATTTATTTTTGGAGCATTATTTTCAGCTTATGCAGGTAATATAGGGATGAAAATAGCAACCAAAACAAACGTTAGAACGACTCAGGCAGCCAGAACTAGCTTACCGCAGGCATTAAAAGTCTCTTTTGGTGGTGGAACCGTAATGGGACTTGGCGTTGCAGGTTTGGCAGTTTTAGGTTTAACTGCTTTTTTCATACTATTTTTTAATTTGTTTTCTGGCGGAGTCTGGAAAGATACTGAAACGATGACTGTTGTTCTAGAAACATTAGCAGGATTTTCACTTGGTGCAGAATCAATCGCTTTGTTTGCACGGGTTGGGGGTGGAATTTACACCAAAGCTGCCGATGTTGGTGCTGATTTAGTAGGTAAAGTAGAAGCCGGAATTCCGGAAGATGATCCTCGTAATCCGGCAACAATTGCAGATAACGTAGGAGATAATGTGGGTGACGTTGCCGGTATGGGAGCCGATTTATTCGGATCTTATGTTGCAACTGTTTTGGCTGCGATGGTACTTGGAAATTATGTTATAAAAGATATGGGCGGAAGTATTCAGGATGCTTTTGGTGGAATTGGACCAATTTTACTTCCAATGGCGATTGCCGGTTTTGGAATTTTATTTTCAATTATCGGAACCATGCTGGTTGGTATTTCTGATGACAATGCTAAAGAAGCGCAGGTACAAAAAGCGTTAAATATAGGAAACTGGATTTCTATTGTTTTAACTGCCGTAGCTTGTTTCTTTTTAGTAAAACATATGCTTCCTGAAACCATGCAGATGACTTTCTTTGGAGAAGGATCAAAAGACATTTCATCATTGCGTGTTTTCTATGCAACATTAGTCGGCTTAGTGGTTGGAGGAGCAATTTCATCAGTAACTGAATATTATACAGGATTAGGAACAAAACCGGTGTTGGCGATTGTACAAAAATCATCTACAGGAGCAGGAACAAACGTAATTGCAGGTTTGGCAACCGGAATGATTTCTACTTTTCCAACTGTATTACTGTTCGCTGGAGCAATCTGGATTTCGTATGCTTTGGCTGGATTTTACGGAGTTGCTTTGGCCGCTTCAGCAATGATGGCAACAACAGCTATGCAATTGGCAATTGATGCTTTCGGACCAATTTCAGACAACGCCGGAGGAATTGCCGAAATGAGCGAATTACCAAAAGAAGTTCGTACCAGAACCGATATTTTAGATTCAGTTGGAAATACCACTGCAGCGACCGGAAAAGGATTTGCAATTGCTTCTGCAGCTTTGACTTCATTAGCCTTATTTGCAGCTTATGTAACTTTTACTGGAATTGACGGAATCAATATTTTCAAGGCTCCGGTTTTAGCGATGTTATTTGTCGGAGGAATGATTCCGGTAGTTTTCTCTGCATTAGCAATGAATTCTGTTGGAAAAGCGGCAATGGATATGGTGTACGAGGTTCGTCGTCAATTCAAGGAAATTCCGGGAATTATGGAAGGAACCGGAAAACCGGAATACGGCAAATGTGTTGAGATTTCTACAAAAGCTGCTTTACGCGAAATGATGCTGCCTGGAGTTTTAACGATTGGTTTTCCGATTGCTATTGTGTTATTGGGTAAATTAGTTTATGCAGACAACAATCAGTTAATCGCTGAAATGCTGGGAGGATACATGGCCGGAGTTACGGTTTCAGGGGTACTTTGGGCAGTTTTCCAAAACAATGCAGGTGGAGCATGGGACAATGCGAAAAAATCTTTTGAAGCAGGAGTAATGATCAATGGCGAAATGACATATAAAGGTTCTGATGCACACAAAGCTGCGGTAACTGGAGATACAGTTGGTGATCCGTTTAAAGATACTTCGGGGCCTTCAATGAACATCTTAATTAAACTAACATGTTTAATTGGATTGGTGATTGCTCCAATTTTAGGTGACGGACATGCGCCATCAGATATTACCGCAAAGGGTTCCTGCTGTAAAATGGAGATGCATGCAGGTGGAGTGTCTAAATGCGGTGATATGTCAGGAATGACCAAAGAAGAATGTATTAAAATGTGCAAAGAAAAAGGATGCTCTGCAGAAGAAACTGCAAAGTGTATGGCTCATTTTGATACAAAAGGGAAATATCAAAAAACAGATTGTTTTGATACAACTAAATACGATAAAAAAAGAGTTGAGGTTAATTTGTCTACTGCAAATGGTGTCACGGTTGGAACTGTAACTAAAACCGAAAACGGAAAAACAACCACAGAAGTTTTTGAAGGAACGGAAGCAGAAGTAAAAGCTAAAGTGGAAGCTGCGAAATAA
- a CDS encoding glycoside hydrolase family 30 protein, which translates to MKKIGFIITCLCLSFSVHPQQKKPKQTKEFTTNNKTITVYTTADNTKLRLTPTDNLKFSPSPQPVETEISVFVEPSKKFQTFMGIGGAITDASAEIFAKLSKEKQTEFLNAYYDTQKGIGYSLLRTTIQSSDFSSGSYSYIKEGDTELKTFSIEHDKEFRIPLIKQAIKTSGGKIPAYATPWSPNAFMKSNKSVLKGGKLLPEFYQPWANMYAKFIKAYEKEGIPIWATSVQNEPMATQTWESCLYTAEDERDFLKNFLGPTLKKEGLGNVKIIAWDHNRDLMVQRANVIFSDPEASKYVWGMGFHWYETWTGAQPMFENVARVHEAYPDKKLIFTEGCVERFNAAKYQFWPNAERYGTSMINDFNNGTVAWTDWNILLDQFGGPNHVGNFCFAPIHADTTTGELIYTPSYYYIGHFSKFIRPNAVRVSTSVSRSHLSSTSFLNKDGKMATIIMNHTDNEITYNLIIATKKTVVKIPAHAIQTLIY; encoded by the coding sequence ATGAAAAAAATTGGCTTTATTATTACTTGTTTATGTTTATCATTTTCTGTTCATCCACAACAGAAAAAACCAAAGCAAACAAAAGAATTTACAACAAATAATAAAACAATCACAGTATATACTACTGCTGATAACACAAAATTAAGGTTAACCCCTACAGATAATTTAAAATTCTCACCTTCCCCACAGCCTGTTGAAACTGAAATTTCAGTTTTTGTAGAACCCTCCAAAAAATTCCAGACCTTTATGGGAATTGGAGGTGCTATTACTGACGCAAGTGCCGAAATATTTGCAAAATTATCCAAAGAAAAACAAACTGAATTCTTAAATGCTTATTACGATACTCAAAAAGGAATAGGCTATTCATTGCTAAGAACAACGATACAAAGCTCTGATTTTAGCAGTGGAAGCTATTCTTATATCAAAGAAGGCGATACCGAATTAAAGACTTTTTCTATTGAACACGATAAAGAATTTAGAATTCCATTAATCAAACAAGCCATAAAAACTTCCGGAGGAAAAATCCCTGCCTATGCAACACCGTGGTCGCCAAACGCTTTTATGAAAAGCAATAAAAGTGTACTTAAAGGCGGAAAATTATTGCCGGAATTTTACCAGCCCTGGGCTAATATGTATGCGAAATTTATAAAAGCATATGAAAAAGAAGGAATTCCAATCTGGGCTACCTCCGTACAAAATGAGCCCATGGCAACTCAAACCTGGGAATCTTGTTTGTATACAGCTGAAGATGAGAGAGATTTTCTGAAAAACTTTCTTGGGCCAACATTGAAAAAAGAAGGTTTAGGAAATGTAAAAATAATAGCCTGGGATCATAACCGGGATTTGATGGTACAAAGAGCAAACGTGATTTTTTCAGATCCTGAAGCTTCAAAATATGTTTGGGGAATGGGTTTTCACTGGTATGAAACCTGGACCGGAGCTCAGCCAATGTTTGAAAATGTAGCCAGGGTTCATGAAGCCTATCCGGACAAAAAATTAATATTTACCGAGGGCTGTGTCGAAAGATTTAATGCTGCAAAATATCAGTTTTGGCCAAATGCAGAAAGATATGGAACTTCTATGATTAATGATTTCAATAACGGAACAGTTGCCTGGACCGACTGGAATATTCTATTAGATCAGTTTGGAGGACCAAACCATGTTGGCAATTTTTGCTTTGCCCCTATTCATGCCGATACCACAACTGGTGAATTAATTTATACGCCATCTTATTATTATATTGGTCATTTTTCTAAGTTTATTCGCCCAAATGCTGTTAGAGTCAGCACATCGGTTAGCAGAAGTCATTTGTCCAGTACCTCATTCTTAAATAAAGATGGAAAAATGGCCACTATCATAATGAATCATACCGATAATGAAATCACGTATAACTTAATTATCGCAACTAAAAAAACAGTAGTAAAAATACCTGCACACGCAATACAGACTTTGATTTATTGA